From the Lathyrus oleraceus cultivar Zhongwan6 chromosome 4, CAAS_Psat_ZW6_1.0, whole genome shotgun sequence genome, one window contains:
- the LOC127076062 gene encoding probable WRKY transcription factor 46, whose product MEENIKCELRQGKELAKQLHGQIFSSSSSSTSSPSSNSSSHEANEVLIDKILLSIEKAITMVKDNVGNFETKNVNLIGSHCSHGSPKSEVQDSEFKHKHVSKKRKTMPKWTEQVKVYLGTSSEGSMEDGYSWRKYGQKDILGAKFPRGYYRCTHRNAQGCLATKQVQKSEEDPMIYEITYKGRHTCIQSSHLNKPHSSKSNLKFGQNNSQLNQQIQPQEEKIQPTSQEKISTFDNKEDIFSSFNFSSPSIGSQNGDTNIFLETSVENKFMVNENNNNIFSESNVFTLSQFDWESIDLGPSESDISDIISYPNSVIDYSIDLDIFNNFNFDMDFSSNIYEL is encoded by the exons ATGGAAGAGAACATTAAGTGTGAACTAAGGCAAGGTAAGGAGCTAGCAAAGCAACTTCATGGTCAAattttctcttcatcttcttcttcaacatcttcacCATCATCAAATTCATCATCACATGAAGCAAATGAGGTCTTAATTGATAAAATACTCTTGTCTATTGAGAAAGCAATCACCATGGTTAAAGATAATGTGGGAAATTTTGAGACAAAAAATGTCAACTTGATTGGTTCTCATTGTTCACATGGAAGTCCTAAAAGTGAGGTTCAAGACTCAGAGTTCAAGCACAAACATGTCTCTAAGAAAAG AAAAACCATGCCTAAGTGGACAGAACAAGTGAAGGTGTATTTAGGAACATCTTCTGAGGGGTCTATGGAGGATGGTTATAGCTGGAGAAAATATGGACAAAAGGATATTCTTGGAGCTAAATTTCCAAG AGGATATTACAGATGCACACATAGAAATGCACAAGGTTGTCTAGCTACAAAACAAGTGCAAAAATCAGAAGAAGATCCAATGATATATGAGATAACCTACAAAGGAAGACACACATGCATCCAATCTAGTCACTTGAACAAACCACACTCATCAAAATCAAATTTGAAATTTGGACAAAACAATTCACAACTCAATCAACAAATTCAACCACAAGAAGAAAAAATTCAACCAACTAGCCAAGAGAAAATTTCCACTTTTGACAACAAAGAGGATATTTTTTCATCATTCAATTTTTCTTCTCCATCAATAGGATCTCAAAATGGAGATACCAACATCTTTTTAGAGACATCGGTTGAAAACAAATTCATGGTAAATGAAAACAACAACAATATATTCTCGGAATCAAACGTTTTCACGTTGTCACAATTTGATTGGGAGAGTATTGATCTAGGCCCAAGTGAGTCAGACATCAGTGATATAATCTCATATCCAAATTCAGTTATCGATTATTCGATAGATTTAGATATCTTCAATAATTTTAACTTCGATATGGATTTTTCGAGCAACATTTACGAACTTTGA